TGTCCTCGCCGTAGCGCGGCACGCCGTTCTCAATCCGCACCGTGCGCGCTTCTTCCGGTCCCGCCTCGGCGATCCCCGCCGCGCGCAGCCGTTCAATCAGCGCTTCTTTCTCCTCCGCCGGCACGACCATGCGGAATCCCGGCTGTCCCGTGATCGAAGCGTGGATCACCACTCCGCTCCGCGGCGCCTGTTCCGCCTGCGGTCCCTCCACGGCGATCTCCGCCGTCTGCTCCGTGATGTCCTCCAGCGTGACATCGTCCGCGATGATGTAGCGGTCCAGGTGCTCGAACACTTTGCGCCGCGTCTCCGGCTCCGTGTCCAGCAGCAGATGATCCTCCGCGCAGTAAATCCAGGCGTCGGCCAGGATCCTCCCCTGCGAATTGAGGAAGAATGCGTACACGGCTTCGCCCGGCTGCATCTGCTCGATGTGGTTCGTCGTCATCGCGTGGAGCAGGCGCTTGCGGTCTTCTCCCGTCACGCGGATCCTTCCGCGCGAGGACGCGTCCATCCAGGCAGCCGAGTGTCTCAGTGCTTCGTAACCGCTCATGGCCGCCTCAACGCATGATGTTGCTCAGATACAGGCCCATGCCCAGCGTGATCCCGGCGCTGATCAGCGCTCCCTTCCGCCAGCGCTTCTCTTTCTCTTCCGTGCCGCCCCGTGCCAGCAGGAACACCATCGCCAGCGCGTGCAGCCCAAGCAGGACCTTGATCCCCGCCAGAGCGTGCCACCCGGGCGGCGGCGCCTGCATCCGCGTGGCGAAGTTGTGCGCCCCCGTCAGCAGCAGCAGCAGCGCCGCCGACAGGCTCAGCCAGCGCCATCGGCGCACCCGGCTCGCCAGCAGCAGCCCGCTGATCACGATGGCCAGGGCCAGATGAAGGTAAAGAAGTGCGTCATTCATGGGGTCGGATTCAGCCTTTCAAGTTTATACTGATGTGGAAATGACCCACGAGATTCTTCCGACGGGCATGCTGCAGTGCAACTGCTCGGTCTTCGGCGACGAGACAAGCGGCGACGCCATCGTAGTCGACCCGGGCGACGGCACCGACCTCGGCCGGCTGCTGGATCTGCTGAAAGAGAGGAAATACAAGGTCAAGGCCATCTTCATCACCCACGCCCACATCGACCACATCGGAGGAGCGGCGAAGCTGAAGCACCTCACGGGCGCGCCCGTCTTCATGCACGCCGACGACCAGGACCAGTACGACCACATCGGCTTGCAGGCGCAGTGGCTCGGCATGCCCGCGCCCCCGCGCACCGAGGTCGACGTCAACCCGAAGGAGGGCGACACGCTCACTCTCGGCGGCGTCGTCATGCACGTGCTCCACACGCCCGGCCACACCCAGGGCAGCGTGGCCCTCTATATCCCCGCCCAAAACCTCCTCGTCGGCGGCGACACCCTGTTCCGCGATTCCATCGGACGCACCGACCTGCCCGGCGGCGACGCGAAACAGATCCTGAAATCCATCCACACCAAGCTCCTCGTCCTGCCGGAAGAGACCCGCGTCATCTGCGGCCACGGCCCGGAAACCACCATCGGGCGCGAGAAAGAAATGAATCCTTTCCTGCAGGATTGAGCCCGGCTTGCGGTTCACCTGTTCGCGTAGTTTTTCTCGTAATACTGTTGGTATTCTCCCGATTTGACGCGCGAGACCCAGCCGGTATTTTCCCGGTACCAGCGGATCGTCCGCTCCAGCCCTTCCTCGAACGGCACCAGCGCGCGCCAGCCCGACGCCTGTTCGAGCTTGGCCGTCGTGATCGCGTACCGCCGGTCGTGCCCCGGCCTGTCGGCCACGGGCGTCATCAGGCTGTACGGCTTTCCCAGCGCTTCGAGAATCATCTCCACCACGCGCCGGTTCGGCAGCGCGCGCGAGCCGCCGATGTTGTAGATCTCCCCGGGCTCTCCCTTTTCCAGCGCCGCCCGCACCGCCCGGCAGTGATCGTCCACGTAAAGCCAGTCCCGCACCTGCATCCCGTCCCCGTAAATCGGAAGCGGTTTGTCTTCGATTGCATTCGAAATCATCAGCGGAATCAGCTTCTCGGGAAACTGATACGGCCCGTAATTGTTCGACGCCCGCGTGACGATCACCGGCAGGCGGAACGTCGTCCAGTAGGACAAAGCCAGCAGGTCCGACCCCGCTTTGGAGGCTGAGTACGGACTCGACGGACGCAGAGGCCACGTCTCGTCCGCCTCCTCCGGCTCGGGAATCGAGCCGTACACCTCGTCCGTGGAAACGTGCAGGAACCGCCCGACGCCCGCCGCCCGCGCCGCCTCCAGAAGCGAGAACGTTCCGCGGACGTTCGTCTCCACGAAGGCCTCCGGTCCCAGGATCGAGCGGTCCACGTGCGATTCCGCGGCGAAGTGCACGATCGCATCGACCCGCTCCTCTTCGAGCAGCGACCGCACCAGCGCCGTGTCCCGGATGTCGCCGTGCACGAATCGGTGCCTCGCGTCGCCCTCCACTTCGGACAGGTTTTCCAGATTCCCTGCGTAGGTCAGCTTGTCGAGGTTCACCACCCGCTCAGCCCAGCCCTCGCGCAACGCGAGGCGCACAAACGCGGAGCCGATGAATCCCGCGCCGCCCGTCACCAGCCATCTCATTTGTGTTGCAGCTCCCAGTCGTAGGCGATCCCCGCCTCGTTGTATGCGATGCGCCCTTCATCCGACGGATCGTAGAACCGGTCCGTCAGGTACACGAGCATCGCCGGCTCCGTGCCGATCACCTTGTAGCCGTGCCCGACGCCAGGCGGAATCAGGATCTGCCACGGACGCAGCACGCCCACGTAGAGAGTGTTCTTCCGTCCGAACGTTGGCGAGTCCGGGCGCAGGTCCACCAGCGCCACCTGAAACATCCCCTTCACCACGGTCCAGAAGTCCGTCTGCTTCCGGTGGAAGTGAAACGCCTTGATCGCCCCCGGATAGGACAGCGCCACGCTCACCTGCGTCGATTCCGGCGGAAATCCCGCCGGCAGCCCGCAGCCGGTCCGCGCCACCTCCAGAAAATAGCCCCGGTCGTCCGACCAGATCGCCGCGGGAGAGACCCGCACGCCATGGATCAGGTCCGCCGAATCCGGCGACGCGATCACTTTCCCGATGCCCGCCTCGCATTGCGGCACCCGGATCTCGGCGGCAGCCGGACCGCTCATTCCTGCGCTCCTTCCTTCCTGCGCGTCTGCGCCACCAGGTTGCCCGCCCGCAGCAGGGAATCGAATGTTCCCGCGTCCGTCCACCAGCCGTCGAGAAACGCGAACGACAGCGCAGCCTCGCGGATGTAGGCGTTGTTCACGTCCGTGATCTCCAGCTCCCCGCGCGCGCTCGGCTCCAGCGTCCGGATCTTGTCGAACACCGTGGCGTCGTACATGTAGATGCCGGTCACCGCGTAATTCGTCTTCGGCGCCTTCGGCTTTTCCTCGATCCGGACGACATGCCCTTTGTGGATCTCGGCCACGCCGAACCTCTCCGGATCCGGCACTTCCTTCAGCAGAATCTTCGCGCCTTTCTCCTGATGCCGGAAATCTTCCACCGCGTCCCGGATGCTTTTTTCGATGATATTATCCCCGAGAATCACGCAGATTTTCCCGTTGTCGGCGAAATGTTCCGCCAGCGAGAGCGCGTCCGCGATGCCCCCTTCGCCCTCCTGATACGTGTAATTCAGGCTGGTCAGTCCGAACTGCCGCCCGTTGCCCAGAAGCTGCAGGAAATCCCCCGCGTAATTGCCGCCTGTCACAATCAGGATGTCCCGGATGCCCGCGTCCACCAGCGTCTGGATCGGATAATAAATCATCGGCTGGTCGTAGACCGGCAGCAGGTGTTTGTTCGTGATTTTCGTCAGCGGATACAGCCGGGTTCCCTTGCCTCCGGCCAGAATGACGCCTTTCATGAGTGCCTCCCGGGGCGGCGCCGCGCGTCGGCGCAACATCCCATATGATACACTGGCGGCGCCGTGAAGCCTTTCGACTGGAACAGCATCCCCGCCGAACAGCTCAACGAAAAGATGCGCCGCCAGATGGTCCACACGCAGCGGCTGACGCTCGCGCGGCTCGAGATGAAGGCCGGTTGCGCCGTGCCTGTCCATTCCCACGAGAACGAACAGGTCTCCATGGTGCTCTCCGGGCGCCTCCGCTTCCTTCTGGACAGCGGCGCGGAAGAAGTGGGCCCGGGGCAGGTGATGCGCCTCGCCCCCAACGAGCCCCATGGCGTGGAAGTTCTCGAGGACAGCATCGTGCTCGACCTGTTCAGCCCGCCCCGCGAGGACTGGATCCGCGGCGACGACGCCTACCTACGCCGCGGCTGATCCCTGCCGCAGCGCCTGCACCAGCCCGCTCCGCGCCACGGTGGACTGCTCGCCCCGCGCCATGTCTTTCAGCGCCACTTCGCCCCGCGCAATCTCGTCGTCCCCCACGATCACCGCGAACCGCGCCCCCGCCTTGTTGGCCAGCTCCATCGCCCGCTTCACCTTCGCATCCGCCGACAGCTCCACCGAAAAGCCCGCCCCGCGCAGCTCCCGCGCCAGCAGCGCGCACTCCTTCAGCGCCGCCTGACCAACCGGGATCACGAACACGTCCAGCCGCGCCAGCTCTTCTGCGGAAATCCGGTCCTCGATGGCCAGCACCAGACGGTCCTCGCCGATCGAAAACCCGATGCCCGGCGCAGGCACGCGCGACCCCAGAGCCTCCGCAAGCCCGTCGTAGCGCCCGCCGCCCAGAATCGAGTTCTGCGCCCCAAGCGCTCCGTGCGTCACCTCGAACGTCGTCCGCGTGTAGTAGTCCAGCCCGCGCACCAGCCGCGAGCGGATCTCGTACTCGATCCCTCGCGCCGCCAGCAGCTCCTGCACCGTCTCGAAATGCTTCCTGCACGCCTCGCACAGGTGTTCGAGAATCGACGGCAGCGAGTCGATCGTGTTCTGGTCCTCCGGAACCTTGCAGTCCAGCACGCGCAGCGGGTTCGTCTCCGAGCGCCGCTGGCAATCCTGGCAGAGCTGCCCCCGCACGGCGGCGAGACGCTCCCGCAGCTGCTCCACAAACGCCGGACGGCACGCCGGGCACCCCACGCTGTTCAGCAGCAGGTGCGCGTGCTCGACGCCGCACCGCGAGAGCACATCCAGCGCCAGTTCGATGATCTCGGCATCCACCGCAGGCGACTCCGAGCCGATGCATTCCGCCCCGATCTGCGAAAACTGCCGGTAACGCCCCTTCTGCGGCCGCTCCCGCCGGAACATCGGGCCGATATAGTACAGCTTCTTCAGCCCCGGGATCTGATCCAGCCGGTGCTCGATCCACGCCCGGATCACGCTCGCCGTGTTCTCCGGCCGCAGCGTCAGCGACGTGCCGTCGCGGTCCGTCCACGTGTACATCTCTTTCGAGACGATGTCGGTGTCCTCGCCCACGCCGCGCGCAAACAGCGCCGTCTCCTCGAAAATCGGCGTGCGGATCTCCTGGTAGTGATAGGTGCGGAACACCTCGCGCGCCTGCGACTCGACGTAGTTCCACAGCGCCGACTGCGGCGGCAGGATGTCGCGCGTGCCGCGGATCGCCCGGATCATTTCAGTGCGCCGCCTCGTCCCGGTAGTCCTGCCGGTAGCGGATGTAGCGCTGCGCGTTCTCGCGGAACCGCTGCTTTTCCTCTTCCGTCACCTGCCGCCGCACCTTCGCCGGAACGCCCATCACCATGGACTCGGGAGGAATCTCCATCCCTTCGGGCACCAGCGAGCCGGCGGCGATCACCGAGCCCCGCCCCACGCGCGCCCCGTTCAGCACGATCGCTCCGATGCCCACCAGCACGTCGTCTTCGATCACGCAGCCGTGCAGGCACGCCATGTGCCCCACGGTCACCCGCGCGCCCAGGATCACCGGATACCTGTCCAGCTCGCCGTGCAGCACGCTGCCGTCCTGAATGTTGGTCTCTTCGCCGATCTCGATGCGGTTCACGTCGCCCCGCAGCACGGCGCCGGGCCACACGCTGGCCCGCTCTCCCAGCGTCACGTCGCCGATCACGGTCGCCGCCTGGTCCACGTACGCCGTCGGCGCAATCTTCGGGTAGATGCCTCGATACGGTCGAATCATACGGATGTGCCGGAAATCTCCATCGTATCATTGAGGGTATGCTGAGCCGGTCTGTCCTCGCCCTGTCGCTGGCAGCCTTCGCCGCAAGCGCCCAGAAAGCTCCTTTCACCGCCGAAGCCATGATGAAGATCAAACGCATCGGCGATCCCTCCGTGGCGCCCAATGGCTCGGCCGTCGCCTACACTGTCGGCGAGCCGGATCTCGCAAAGAACACGGTCGACCGTCAGATCTGGATCAGCCCCCTCGCCGGCGGTCCCGCCCGCAAAGCCACCACCGAAGGCCGCAACTGGGGCGCCCGCTTCAGCCCGGACTCGAAACAGATCGCC
This DNA window, taken from Bryobacteraceae bacterium, encodes the following:
- a CDS encoding glycine cleavage system protein T; the protein is MSGYEALRHSAAWMDASSRGRIRVTGEDRKRLLHAMTTNHIEQMQPGEAVYAFFLNSQGRILADAWIYCAEDHLLLDTEPETRRKVFEHLDRYIIADDVTLEDITEQTAEIAVEGPQAEQAPRSGVVIHASITGQPGFRMVVPAEEKEALIERLRAAGIAEAGPEEARTVRIENGVPRYGEDITESQIVHETRQLHAVHFNKGCYLGQEIVERVRARGQVHRMLYPIRIETQTPPAAGEKVFSGGEECGFITSAAWSPAQGCVRALAYLRKLENLSAGGAPAQLVQN
- a CDS encoding dTDP-glucose 4,6-dehydratase produces the protein MRWLVTGGAGFIGSAFVRLALREGWAERVVNLDKLTYAGNLENLSEVEGDARHRFVHGDIRDTALVRSLLEEERVDAIVHFAAESHVDRSILGPEAFVETNVRGTFSLLEAARAAGVGRFLHVSTDEVYGSIPEPEEADETWPLRPSSPYSASKAGSDLLALSYWTTFRLPVIVTRASNNYGPYQFPEKLIPLMISNAIEDKPLPIYGDGMQVRDWLYVDDHCRAVRAALEKGEPGEIYNIGGSRALPNRRVVEMILEALGKPYSLMTPVADRPGHDRRYAITTAKLEQASGWRALVPFEEGLERTIRWYRENTGWVSRVKSGEYQQYYEKNYANR
- a CDS encoding spore coat protein, yielding MSGPAAAEIRVPQCEAGIGKVIASPDSADLIHGVRVSPAAIWSDDRGYFLEVARTGCGLPAGFPPESTQVSVALSYPGAIKAFHFHRKQTDFWTVVKGMFQVALVDLRPDSPTFGRKNTLYVGVLRPWQILIPPGVGHGYKVIGTEPAMLVYLTDRFYDPSDEGRIAYNEAGIAYDWELQHK
- a CDS encoding spore coat protein, which translates into the protein MKGVILAGGKGTRLYPLTKITNKHLLPVYDQPMIYYPIQTLVDAGIRDILIVTGGNYAGDFLQLLGNGRQFGLTSLNYTYQEGEGGIADALSLAEHFADNGKICVILGDNIIEKSIRDAVEDFRHQEKGAKILLKEVPDPERFGVAEIHKGHVVRIEEKPKAPKTNYAVTGIYMYDATVFDKIRTLEPSARGELEITDVNNAYIREAALSFAFLDGWWTDAGTFDSLLRAGNLVAQTRRKEGAQE
- a CDS encoding cupin; its protein translation is MKPFDWNSIPAEQLNEKMRRQMVHTQRLTLARLEMKAGCAVPVHSHENEQVSMVLSGRLRFLLDSGAEEVGPGQVMRLAPNEPHGVEVLEDSIVLDLFSPPREDWIRGDDAYLRRG
- the hisS gene encoding histidine--tRNA ligase, encoding MIRAIRGTRDILPPQSALWNYVESQAREVFRTYHYQEIRTPIFEETALFARGVGEDTDIVSKEMYTWTDRDGTSLTLRPENTASVIRAWIEHRLDQIPGLKKLYYIGPMFRRERPQKGRYRQFSQIGAECIGSESPAVDAEIIELALDVLSRCGVEHAHLLLNSVGCPACRPAFVEQLRERLAAVRGQLCQDCQRRSETNPLRVLDCKVPEDQNTIDSLPSILEHLCEACRKHFETVQELLAARGIEYEIRSRLVRGLDYYTRTTFEVTHGALGAQNSILGGGRYDGLAEALGSRVPAPGIGFSIGEDRLVLAIEDRISAEELARLDVFVIPVGQAALKECALLARELRGAGFSVELSADAKVKRAMELANKAGARFAVIVGDDEIARGEVALKDMARGEQSTVARSGLVQALRQGSAAA
- a CDS encoding gamma carbonic anhydrase family protein; this translates as MIRPYRGIYPKIAPTAYVDQAATVIGDVTLGERASVWPGAVLRGDVNRIEIGEETNIQDGSVLHGELDRYPVILGARVTVGHMACLHGCVIEDDVLVGIGAIVLNGARVGRGSVIAAGSLVPEGMEIPPESMVMGVPAKVRRQVTEEEKQRFRENAQRYIRYRQDYRDEAAH